Proteins encoded by one window of Agelaius phoeniceus isolate bAgePho1 chromosome 5, bAgePho1.hap1, whole genome shotgun sequence:
- the MANSC4 gene encoding MANSC domain-containing protein 4, protein MPLAASSLFQGCSLQCGCSAGAEGGSLRPCHGAMAALLAAAQALLLLLGLPGRSQCLCSPTAFYKNCWIRRFPGLLPDLWESRRRGAQLLQGYAETSPQQCSRSCCLLRNVSCNLAVFYHGAIHRNRNCLHMSCPALESCILKAGVDVILYNITTGIDPDLLIFEKLKSQEPNAYSSASKSERQHSPKTPEGGRCQHHNATTSGSPLLRAPPAAMSHGLPANTASPSWSLTVQRTAEGTAYSRADTSPAAIDFAKRTSSRSVITSSDKIVHSALSPRPAQVLSHAPTPPHLNSSKQHLNETKGYSGRNSTSDNEAAAWEAAALGVWLIPVVLCSSLLCLCCCTVALTAGRCSYRRGHYKPVRTRTTMSRLLIKHAPVRGNL, encoded by the exons atGCCCCTGGCAGCATCCTCGCTTTTTCAGGGATGCTCCCTGCAGTGCGGGTGCAGCGCTGGGGCAGAGGGCGgctccctgaggccctgccacgGGGCCATGGCTGCGCTGCTGGCAGCGGCTcaagcgctgctgctgctcctggggctgcccggGCGCTCCCAGTGCCTCTGCTCACCCACTGCCTTCTACAAGAACTGCTGGATCCGGCGCTTCCCGGGGCTCCTGCCGGACCTGTGGGAATCGCGGCGGAGGGGAgcgcagctgctgcagggctatGCAGAAACCTCgccccagcagtgcagcaggagctgctgccttctgAGGAACG TCTCCTGCAATCTAGCAGTGTTCTACCATGGAGCCATTCACAGGAACAGGAACTGCCTGCACATGTCATGCCCAGCTTTGGAAAGCTGCATTCTAAAGGCTGGAGTTGATGTCATTTTGTACAACATCACAACAG GGATTGATCCAGATCTTCTCATTTTTGAGAAACTGAAATCCCAAGAGCCAAATGCTTACTCCTCAGCAAGTAAATCTgagaggcagcacagcccaaagaCCCCTGAGGGGGGAAGATGCCAACATCACAATGCCACCACGTCAGGTTCTCCTCTGCTCCGAGCTCCACCTGCTGCCATGAGCCATGGCTTACCAGCAAacactgccagccccagctggagtCTGACAGTGCAGAGAACTGCAGAAGGTACTGCCTATTCCAGGGCAGACACTTCCCCAGCAGCCATTGATTTTGCTAAGAGGACAAGCAGCAGGTCGGTCATCACCAGCTCAGACAAGATTGTACACTCAGCTTTGAGCCCCAGGCCTGCCCAGGTGTTATCCCACGCGCCCACCCCTCCTCACCTGAACAGCAGCAAGCAACACCTCAATGAAACCAAAGGCTACAGTGGGAGGAATTCTACATCAGACAACGAGGCAGctgcctgggaagctgcagctttGGGGGTCTGGCTGATTCCTGTGGTCCTttgctcctctctcctctgcctgtgctgttGCACTGTTGCCCTCACAGCCGGGCGCTGCAGCTACAGGAGGGGTCACTATAAACCTGTAAGGACAAGAACAACCATGTCCAGACTGCTCATAAAACATGCTCCTGTCAGAGGTAATCTGTGA
- the LOC129119947 gene encoding putative G-protein coupled receptor 19, with protein MDNSSGPVLLFTLLLMQNTSSPKASSPPAGYEMAEPPFPGAGPSRNHSLVEYGLKLGEIAAASVVWGVLWLISVMGNFLVCLVIHRSRRTQSTPNYFVASMACADLVSSVGSAPFLLLQLSCGRWVLGSGVCRLARYIQYLTPGVQIDVLLAISMDRCYTLIHPLNFRVSREKAKRMTLVSWLCGALFASPACFLYGSSSDHHCNFFLPSSELGVTSGVFHLSALLLLIPSLLIIRCYQKLFTYIWRSGTEDTAGRRTMNLVLRRKVKTAKLFFIFVLNFLLSWLPFFMVQLWHPQETDYRKSSLLFLAITWIAFSSSASKPILFYIYDAKFRRGILEICCMWKYPRSNIYTITTSSRTAENNHIIPAQPHQRLTCDAFNREVKEHEHARPGDSNPTNTFAKRVSLL; from the coding sequence ATGGATAACAGCAGTGGTCCTGTTCTTCTCTTTACCTTGCTCCTGATGCAGAACACGAGCAGCCCCAAAgcctcctcccctcctgctgGCTACGAGATGGCAGAACCTCCATTCCCAGGTGCCGGCCCCAGCAGGAACCACTCTCTGGTAGAGTATGGGCTGAAGCTGGGGGAAATCGCAGCTGCCAGCGTGGTTTGGGGAGTGCTGTGGCTGATCTCTGTCATGGGAAACTTCCTGGTTTGCTTAGTGAtccacaggagcaggaggacaCAGTCCACCCCCAACTATTTTGTGGCGTCCATGGCGTGTGCAGACCTGGTGAGCAGCGTGGGGAGCGcgcccttcctgctgctgcagctgagctgcggGCGGTGGGTGCTGGGCAGCGGGGTGTGCCGGCTGGCCAGGTACATCCAGTACCTCACGCCCGGGGTCCAGATCGATGTGCTCCTCGCCATCAGCATGGATCGATGCTACACTCTCATCCATCCCCTGAATTTCAGAGTTTCCAGGGAGAAAGCCAAGAGAATGACTCTGGTCTCTTGGCTCTGTGGTGCTCTGTTTGCATCACCGGCCTGTTTTCTCTATGGCTCCAGCAGTGACCACCACTGCAACTTCTTCCTCCCCAGTTCTGAGCTAGGAGTCACCTCTGGTGTCTTCCACCTCTCAGCGCTGTTGCTTTTGATCCCATCACTCCTCATTATCCGCTGCTACCAGAAACTCTTCACCTACATTTGGAGAAGTGGGACTGAGGACACAGCTGGAAGGAGGACAATGAATCTTGTCTTAAgaagaaaagtgaaaactgCCAAGTTGTTTTTCATCTTTGTCTTGAattttcttctgtcctggctgcCTTTCTTCATGGTACAGTTGTGGCACCCACAGGAAACAGACTACAGAAAGAGCTCCTTGCTTTTCCTGGCCATCACCTGGATCGCTTTCAGTTCCTCAGCTTCTAAACCGATCCTCTTCTACATCTATGATGCAAAGTTCAGAAGAGGAATACTAGAAATTTGTTGCATGTGGAAATACCCCAGAAGCAACATCTACACCATTACCACCAGTTCCAGGACAGCTGAAAATAATCACATTATCCCAGCCCAACCTCACCAAAGACTCACCTGTGATGCTTTTAACAGAGAAGTCAAGGAGCATGAGCATGCCAGGCCTGGTGATTCCAATCCCACAAATACATTTGCCAAGAGGGTTTCATTACTTTGA
- the MRPS35 gene encoding small ribosomal subunit protein mS35, whose amino-acid sequence MAARAGRCCRAGLSGGALLSRALLSQALLSRAAGGAPGTPRWGRAAFSSAPAVSGREGPQPREGSVRRRGRTPQFVRSAAPPRTERMAVDQDWSSVYPTAAAFKPASVPLPIRMGYPVKRGVPPPKEGNLELIKIPNFLHLTPPAIKKHCAALKDFCTEWPSALDSDEKCEQHFPIEVETVDYVSSGTSIRNPKARVVTLRVKLSNLNLDDHAKKKLIKLVGERYCQETDVLTITTDRCPLRRQNYDYGMHLLTVLYHESWKTEKWESEKSEEDMEEYIWENSRSQKNALDTLLRIKASENVSNVTKEELLASEVVKNYRNSVIALKNEGETESNISQYKESVKKLLNIQA is encoded by the exons atgGCGGCGCGGGCCGGGCGGTGCTGCCGGGCCGGGCTGAGCGGCGGGGCTCTGCTGTCCcgggctctgctgtcccaggctctgctgtcccgggccgccggcgGGGCCCCGGGCACGCCTCGCTGGGGACGCGCCGCTTTTTCGTCGGCGCCCGCGGTGAGCGGCAGGGAAGGGCCGCAGCCTCGGGAAG gCTCAGTAAGGAGAAGAGGCAGGACACCACAATTTGTAAGATCA GCTGCACCTCCCAGGACAGAGAGGATGGCTGTGGATCAGGACTGGAGCAGTGTGTAcccaacagcagctgccttcAAACCTGCCTCTGTGCCTCTCCCAATCAGAATGGGCTACCCAGTGAAGAGAGGAGTGCCTCCACCAAAAGAAGGCAACCTAGAGCTTATCAAG ATCCCCAATTTTTTGCATCTTACTCCTCCTGCAATTAAGAAGCACTGTGCAGCTCTTAAAG ATTTCTGCACTGAATGGCCAAGTGCTCTGGACAGTGATGAGAAATGTGAACAGCATTTTCCCATTGAAGTTGAAACAGTAGATTATGTTTCTTCAGGGACTTCTATTAGGAATCCCAAAGCAAGAGTGGTGACCTTAAGA GTTAAACTTTCTAACCTGAATTTGGATGACCATGCAAAGAAGAAGCTCATTAAGCTCGTGGGAGAGAGGTACTGTCAGGAGACAGATGTGCTCACAATTACAACAGACAG GTGTCCCCTAAGAAGGCAGAACTATGATTATGGCATGCACCTGCTCACAGTTCTGTACCATGAATCCTGG aaaactGAGAAGTGGGAGAGTGAGAAGTCTGAGGAAGACATGGAAGAGTATATCTGGGAAAACAGTCGCTCTCAGAAAAATGCCTTGGACACACTGCTTCGAATAAAAGCTTCAGAGAATGTCAGTAATGTCACtaaggaggagctgctggcatctgAAGTGGTTAAGAATTACAGAAACTCAGTCATTGCGCTTAAAAATGAAGGTGAAACAGAAAGTAACATATCTCAGTACAAGGAATCAGTGAAGAAACTACTGAATATACAAGCATGA